The following are encoded together in the Pectobacterium punjabense genome:
- the nirB gene encoding nitrite reductase large subunit NirB: MNKVRLAVIGNGMVGHRFIEELLDKAPTSTYEITVFCEEPRVAYDRVHLSSYFAHHTVEELSLVREGYYEKNGVNVLLGERAITINRSEKAIHSNSGRTVYYDKLIMATGSYPWIPSIKGSNGQDCFVYRTIEDLNAIENCARRSKRGAVIGGGLLGLEAAGALKHLGVETHVIEFAPVLMAEQLDAQGGTLLQRKIENMGVRVHTSKNTQAIQHSGLESRKTMVFADGSTLEVDFIVFSTGIRAQDKLARQCALEIGPRGGIAINDWCQTSDPDVYAIGECAAWQGRPFGLVAPGYKMAQVTVDHLLGHENRFQGADMSAKLKLMGVDVGGIGDAHGHTPGSRSYMWLDENKETYKRLIVSADNKTLLGAVLVGDTRDYGNLLQFMLNKIPLPDSPEALILPASAGSAKPTLGVDALPESAQICSCFDVSKGDIIKAINGGCHTVAALKETTKAGTGCGGCIPLLTQVLNAELSKQGIEVNNHLCEHFAYSRQELYHLIQIEKIKTFDQLLEKHGSGYGCEVCKPTVASLLASCWNEYVLKPQHTPLQDSNDNFLGNIQKDGTYSVIPRSAGGEITPDGLIAIGRIAKQYNLYTKMTGSQRMALFGVQKDDLPDVWAQLIEAGFETGHAYAKALRMAKTCVGSTWCRFGVGDSVGFGVELENRYKGIRTPHKMKFGVSGCTRECAEAQGKDVGIIATEKGWNLYVCGNGGMKPRHADLLEADLDRETLVRYLDRFMMFYIRTADKLQRTSVWLDNLEGGIDYLRNVIVKDKLGINDQLESDIARLREGYVCEWQATLEDAEAQKRFAHFINSPVRDPNVQMVSERQQHRPARPAERIPVKQIELAEENA, encoded by the coding sequence ATGAACAAAGTCAGACTCGCTGTTATCGGTAACGGGATGGTTGGCCACCGTTTTATCGAAGAGTTGCTGGATAAGGCCCCAACGTCCACCTACGAGATTACCGTTTTTTGTGAAGAACCCCGCGTTGCCTACGATCGTGTCCACCTCTCTTCTTACTTCGCTCACCATACGGTAGAAGAACTTTCTTTAGTACGCGAAGGTTATTACGAAAAGAATGGCGTTAACGTCCTGCTCGGTGAACGCGCCATCACCATCAACCGCAGTGAAAAAGCCATTCACTCCAATTCCGGCCGTACCGTGTATTACGATAAGCTCATCATGGCAACCGGCTCCTACCCCTGGATTCCTTCAATCAAAGGATCAAACGGGCAAGACTGTTTCGTCTACCGCACCATTGAAGATCTGAACGCCATCGAAAACTGCGCACGCCGTAGCAAGCGCGGCGCGGTGATCGGCGGGGGGCTATTAGGTCTAGAAGCGGCTGGCGCGCTGAAACACCTTGGCGTGGAAACACACGTCATTGAGTTCGCCCCCGTGCTCATGGCCGAACAGTTAGATGCACAGGGCGGCACCCTGCTGCAACGCAAGATTGAAAACATGGGTGTGCGTGTGCATACCAGCAAGAATACGCAGGCGATCCAACATTCTGGTCTGGAAAGCCGCAAGACGATGGTGTTTGCCGATGGCAGCACGCTGGAAGTCGACTTCATCGTGTTCTCTACCGGTATCCGCGCACAAGACAAATTGGCACGTCAGTGTGCGCTGGAAATTGGCCCACGCGGCGGTATCGCGATTAACGACTGGTGTCAAACTTCCGACCCTGACGTCTACGCCATCGGCGAATGTGCCGCCTGGCAAGGCAGGCCATTTGGTCTGGTTGCGCCCGGCTACAAAATGGCACAGGTTACCGTCGACCACCTGTTAGGGCATGAAAACCGATTCCAGGGTGCCGATATGAGCGCCAAGCTCAAGTTGATGGGCGTTGATGTCGGCGGGATTGGCGACGCACACGGCCATACGCCAGGCTCTCGCAGCTACATGTGGCTGGATGAAAATAAAGAAACCTACAAACGACTGATCGTCAGCGCCGACAATAAAACGCTGCTCGGCGCTGTGCTGGTCGGCGACACGCGGGATTACGGTAACCTGCTGCAATTCATGCTGAACAAAATCCCGCTGCCGGATTCTCCTGAAGCGCTGATTCTTCCTGCGTCCGCTGGCAGTGCGAAACCGACGCTGGGTGTCGATGCACTGCCAGAAAGTGCGCAAATCTGCTCCTGCTTCGACGTGTCCAAAGGCGACATCATCAAAGCGATTAACGGCGGCTGCCATACCGTCGCGGCGCTTAAGGAAACCACTAAAGCCGGTACGGGCTGCGGCGGCTGTATCCCGCTGCTTACGCAGGTGTTGAACGCGGAACTCAGCAAACAGGGGATCGAAGTCAATAATCACCTGTGTGAACACTTCGCCTATTCGCGTCAGGAGCTGTACCACCTGATCCAAATCGAAAAAATCAAAACGTTCGATCAACTGCTGGAGAAACACGGTTCAGGCTACGGCTGTGAGGTCTGTAAACCGACCGTCGCGTCCCTGCTGGCTTCCTGTTGGAACGAGTACGTGCTCAAACCGCAGCACACGCCGTTGCAGGATTCTAACGACAACTTCCTCGGCAATATCCAGAAAGACGGCACCTACTCCGTGATCCCCCGCTCCGCAGGCGGGGAAATCACGCCGGATGGCCTGATCGCCATTGGTCGCATCGCGAAGCAATACAACCTGTACACCAAAATGACGGGTTCTCAGCGCATGGCGCTATTCGGCGTACAGAAAGACGACCTGCCTGACGTATGGGCTCAGCTCATCGAAGCCGGGTTTGAAACCGGCCACGCTTACGCCAAGGCATTACGGATGGCAAAAACCTGCGTCGGCAGCACCTGGTGCCGTTTTGGCGTCGGTGACAGCGTAGGGTTCGGCGTTGAGCTGGAAAACCGCTACAAAGGTATCCGCACGCCGCACAAAATGAAATTTGGCGTTTCCGGCTGTACGCGGGAATGTGCGGAAGCACAGGGTAAAGACGTGGGGATCATCGCTACCGAAAAAGGCTGGAACCTCTATGTATGCGGCAACGGCGGGATGAAACCGCGCCACGCTGACCTGCTGGAAGCCGATCTGGATCGCGAGACCTTAGTCCGCTATTTGGATCGCTTCATGATGTTCTACATCCGCACGGCCGATAAGCTCCAACGTACGTCCGTCTGGCTGGATAACCTCGAAGGCGGTATCGACTACCTGCGCAATGTAATTGTGAAAGACAAACTGGGCATTAACGACCAACTTGAATCCGATATCGCACGCCTGCGGGAAGGCTACGTCTGCGAATGGCAGGCGACGCTGGAAGATGCGGAAGCACAGAAACGCTTTGCCCACTTTATTAACAGCCCGGTACGTGACCCGAACGTGCAAATGGTGAGTGAACGTCAACAACACCGTCCGGCACGCCCTGCCGAGCGTATTCCGGTGAAACAGATTGAACTAGCGGAGGAAAACGCATGA
- the nirD gene encoding nitrite reductase small subunit NirD: MSQWTTVCKLDDILPGTGVCALVEQQQIAVFRPRNDEQVYAISNIDPFAQASVLSRGIVGEHQDDLWVASPLKKQHFRLYDGFCLEDGAYSVAAYDTQVTNGNVQISIADRDIAVDNSQPLP; the protein is encoded by the coding sequence ATGAGCCAATGGACGACCGTATGTAAGTTAGACGACATCCTGCCCGGCACTGGCGTGTGTGCACTCGTCGAGCAGCAACAGATTGCCGTGTTCCGCCCACGTAACGATGAGCAGGTTTACGCCATCAGCAATATCGATCCGTTCGCACAGGCGAGTGTATTAAGTCGCGGGATAGTGGGAGAGCATCAAGACGATCTTTGGGTCGCAAGCCCATTGAAAAAACAGCATTTCCGCCTTTATGATGGCTTCTGTCTGGAGGATGGAGCCTATTCTGTTGCAGCTTATGATACTCAGGTAACAAACGGTAATGTGCAAATATCCATCGCAGACCGTGACATCGCGGTTGATAATAGCCAACCATTACCCTAA
- the cysG gene encoding siroheme synthase CysG, with amino-acid sequence MDYLPIFCQLHDKPCLLVGGGEIAERKARLLLDAGAVITVNALDFNDQFRAWEQDAQLTLVHGTFDPTLLDAVWLVIAATDDQDVNNHVYASASERRIFCNVVDSPERASFIMPSIIDRSPLMVAVSSGGAAPVLARLLREKLESILPQNLGKLATYAGELRSRVKSRFRNMSARRRFWEKLFVHDRLAQALANENSQSVQQLTELLFSAPLDDRGEVTLVGAGPGDAGLLTLKGLQHLQQADIVVYDRLVSKEILNLSRRDAERIFVGKASGYHSVPQDQINQLLEEKARAGHRVVRLKGGDPFIFGRGAEELEHLQQAGVPFSVVPGITAASGCSAYSGIPLTHRDHSQGVRLITGHVKHDTDLDWSSLAAEKQTLVFYMGLQQAEHIQSKLIEQRLPETVPVAIIENGTSTKQRVLSGQLSQLSELAQQASSPSLIIIGNVVGLREKLSWFSDRTA; translated from the coding sequence ATGGATTACCTGCCAATATTCTGTCAGTTGCACGATAAACCTTGTCTATTGGTAGGAGGGGGGGAAATAGCCGAGCGTAAAGCCCGGCTATTGCTGGATGCTGGCGCAGTGATTACTGTCAATGCGCTCGATTTTAACGATCAATTTCGGGCGTGGGAGCAGGATGCTCAATTAACGCTGGTACACGGCACCTTCGATCCGACGTTACTGGACGCGGTGTGGCTGGTGATTGCCGCTACCGACGATCAGGACGTCAATAACCATGTCTATGCCAGCGCCAGCGAGCGCCGGATTTTCTGTAACGTGGTGGATTCACCAGAACGTGCCAGCTTCATTATGCCGTCGATCATTGACCGTTCACCGCTGATGGTCGCGGTGTCTTCTGGCGGCGCGGCGCCGGTATTGGCTCGGCTACTGCGGGAAAAACTGGAAAGTATTCTGCCGCAAAATCTCGGTAAGCTGGCGACATACGCAGGTGAATTGCGCAGTCGGGTCAAAAGCCGATTCCGCAATATGAGCGCACGCCGCCGCTTCTGGGAAAAGCTCTTTGTACACGATCGGCTGGCGCAAGCGCTGGCAAATGAAAATAGCCAGAGCGTTCAACAACTGACGGAACTGCTTTTCTCCGCGCCGCTCGATGACCGAGGTGAAGTCACGTTGGTTGGCGCGGGACCGGGTGATGCCGGGTTACTGACGTTGAAAGGTCTACAGCATCTACAGCAGGCTGACATCGTCGTTTACGATCGTCTGGTCTCGAAAGAGATTCTCAATCTGTCACGCCGCGACGCCGAGCGAATTTTCGTCGGCAAAGCCTCTGGCTACCACAGCGTTCCTCAGGATCAAATCAATCAGTTGCTGGAAGAAAAGGCACGCGCCGGTCATCGGGTCGTCAGGCTGAAAGGCGGCGATCCCTTTATCTTCGGCCGTGGAGCCGAAGAGCTGGAGCACCTGCAACAGGCGGGCGTACCGTTCTCTGTTGTTCCCGGTATTACTGCTGCGTCAGGCTGCTCAGCCTACAGCGGTATCCCTCTCACCCATCGCGATCACTCGCAGGGCGTCAGATTGATTACCGGGCACGTCAAGCACGACACCGATCTGGACTGGTCCAGCCTCGCAGCGGAAAAACAAACGCTGGTGTTTTACATGGGGCTTCAGCAGGCTGAGCACATTCAAAGTAAGCTCATCGAACAGCGGTTACCGGAAACCGTGCCTGTCGCCATTATCGAAAACGGCACCTCAACCAAACAGCGCGTTCTGAGTGGGCAGCTCTCCCAATTGAGCGAGTTAGCCCAACAAGCCAGCAGCCCGAGTTTGATCATCATCGGTAACGTTGTCGGGCTACGGGAAAAATTGAGCTGGTTTTCAGACCGGACAGCATAA
- a CDS encoding ABC transporter permease — protein sequence MEDITFWQLISFGEHGWGKLLLIGAGMTLALAICGFLLGAVIGTIGAWSKICGNRPVRYLADGYTTLIRGVPDLLIIYLLYFGGSSALTLLAKLFGSNEFFGFPGFLAGVFAVGISSGAQQTEVYRGAFYAVSKGEIEAAKACGMPTLLRLRRIIIPLLLRHAIPPLGNVWQLVLKTSALVSVTGVAELMTQSQTGAGSTGKPFDFFMAAALLYLLISICSGWIMRRAESHYSRGVKR from the coding sequence GTGGAAGACATTACTTTCTGGCAACTCATCAGTTTTGGTGAACACGGCTGGGGAAAATTATTACTGATTGGGGCAGGAATGACGCTCGCACTGGCGATCTGCGGCTTCCTGCTGGGAGCGGTGATCGGTACGATCGGCGCCTGGTCCAAAATTTGCGGCAATCGCCCCGTGCGCTATCTGGCCGATGGCTACACGACGCTTATCCGTGGCGTCCCCGATCTACTCATCATCTACCTGCTGTATTTCGGCGGCAGCTCTGCGCTAACCCTGCTCGCCAAACTGTTTGGCAGCAATGAGTTCTTCGGTTTTCCTGGCTTCCTCGCTGGCGTCTTCGCCGTCGGCATTTCCTCTGGTGCGCAGCAAACGGAAGTCTACCGCGGTGCCTTCTACGCCGTGTCCAAAGGGGAAATTGAGGCCGCCAAAGCCTGTGGTATGCCAACGCTATTACGCCTGCGCCGCATCATCATACCGCTCCTGCTGCGCCACGCGATCCCCCCACTCGGCAACGTGTGGCAGTTGGTGCTGAAAACCTCTGCGCTGGTTTCCGTTACCGGCGTCGCAGAGCTGATGACGCAGTCGCAAACTGGCGCCGGTTCTACCGGTAAACCGTTTGATTTCTTCATGGCAGCCGCGCTGCTGTACCTGCTTATCTCAATCTGTTCCGGCTGGATTATGCGCCGTGCTGAATCTCATTATTCCCGGGGTGTGAAACGCTGA
- a CDS encoding ABC transporter permease yields the protein MDFPFLYDTFLEIIPGIPLTLQLAVSSVFLGFFLALGLALMQLSSFAVLRSIARTYVLFFRGTPLLVQLFLIYYGLGQFPWVRESMLWPFLREPHWCALLSLSLCTGAYASEIIRGGLQSVPTGQIESARACGMPSFMIFKRIVFPLAIRQALPAYGNELISMVKSTSLASIITLMEITGIAARLIAETYRALEVFLVAGAIYLSINLILTRLLMWTEFTLTPHLRAPGAQPAAKKIKKLGDLQ from the coding sequence ATGGATTTTCCTTTTCTGTACGACACGTTTCTGGAGATTATTCCCGGTATTCCGTTGACCCTACAGCTGGCGGTCAGCTCGGTTTTTCTGGGCTTCTTTCTGGCGCTGGGCTTAGCACTGATGCAGTTATCATCCTTTGCCGTGCTGCGCTCCATTGCACGAACCTATGTGCTGTTTTTCCGCGGCACACCGCTGCTGGTTCAGCTGTTCCTGATTTACTACGGGCTGGGGCAATTCCCCTGGGTGAGAGAAAGCATGCTTTGGCCGTTCCTGCGGGAGCCACACTGGTGCGCCCTGCTGTCGCTCAGCCTGTGTACCGGAGCCTATGCCAGTGAAATTATCCGTGGTGGATTGCAGTCCGTTCCCACAGGCCAGATCGAATCGGCACGCGCCTGCGGCATGCCGTCGTTCATGATTTTCAAGCGTATCGTTTTCCCGCTGGCAATCCGTCAGGCACTCCCGGCTTACGGCAATGAGCTGATTTCGATGGTCAAATCGACCTCATTGGCTTCCATCATCACACTAATGGAAATCACCGGTATCGCCGCACGCCTTATTGCGGAAACCTACCGAGCGCTCGAAGTCTTCTTGGTCGCCGGCGCTATTTATCTATCTATTAACCTTATTCTGACACGTTTACTGATGTGGACAGAATTTACGCTTACCCCTCATCTCCGTGCGCCGGGCGCGCAACCGGCAGCGAAAAAAATTAAGAAATTGGGAGATCTGCAATGA
- a CDS encoding ABC transporter ATP-binding protein, producing MTTPAISLRNIHKSFGSLDVLKGISIEANQGEVISILGSSGSGKSTLLRCSNLLELPDQGEIIVGGEAIEMKPNRKGQNRPSNLKQIDRIRTQLGMVFQNFNLWSHKTVLENIIEAPVHVLKRPQAECVEHAEQLLEKVGLADKRHYYPAHLSGGQQQRAAIARALAMEPKVMLFDEPTSALDPELVGEVLRVMRTLADEGMTMLVVTHEMDFAREVSNRIVFLHQGEIEEQGTPEQVFTASQSARFRQFIASW from the coding sequence ATGACGACACCCGCCATTAGCCTGCGCAACATTCATAAAAGCTTCGGTTCTCTGGACGTCCTGAAAGGGATTTCGATTGAAGCCAATCAGGGAGAAGTCATCTCAATTCTGGGATCGTCCGGTTCAGGTAAATCGACACTGCTGCGCTGTAGCAACCTGCTTGAGCTTCCCGATCAGGGTGAGATTATCGTCGGCGGAGAAGCGATTGAAATGAAGCCGAACCGCAAAGGGCAGAACCGCCCGTCGAACCTCAAGCAGATCGACAGAATTCGTACTCAGTTGGGCATGGTATTCCAGAATTTTAACCTCTGGTCACACAAGACCGTGTTGGAAAACATCATCGAAGCGCCCGTACACGTCTTAAAGCGTCCACAGGCAGAGTGCGTGGAACACGCCGAGCAATTATTAGAGAAAGTCGGTCTGGCGGATAAGCGTCACTACTATCCTGCGCATTTGTCCGGTGGACAGCAGCAGCGTGCGGCGATTGCCCGTGCGCTCGCGATGGAACCAAAAGTGATGCTATTCGATGAGCCAACCTCCGCACTCGATCCCGAGCTGGTTGGCGAAGTGCTGCGCGTCATGCGCACGCTGGCGGACGAAGGGATGACCATGCTGGTCGTGACTCACGAAATGGATTTTGCCCGCGAAGTTTCTAACCGTATCGTCTTCCTCCATCAGGGGGAAATTGAAGAACAGGGAACGCCGGAGCAGGTTTTCACCGCCAGCCAGTCGGCTCGCTTCCGGCAATTTATTGCCAGTTGGTAA
- a CDS encoding transporter substrate-binding domain-containing protein produces the protein MIKSKLTLFACSLCMAGTLAASFTASAEEKKWTTVRIATEGAYHPYNFTKPDGTLDGMEIELYKVLCNNMQVKCEIMVQPFASAIPALNAGKYDAIIAGMSATAKRREVIDFSQPYTQSGQTFAVLKSSSLAKDFPDAGVRFSIEPADEATALAEVEKLKPLLEGKTIGVQSASIASAFLDKYMKGFMKVREYKTTQEHDLDLKAGRVDLVIASAPYLKSTTDKPGNENIVMPGPQFIGGILGSGSSVGLRKSDPELKAMFDKAIDQAKQDGTIRKLSEKWFGMDTTPL, from the coding sequence ATGATCAAATCAAAACTCACTCTGTTCGCCTGCTCGCTGTGTATGGCAGGCACGCTGGCTGCTTCATTCACCGCCTCCGCAGAAGAGAAAAAATGGACAACCGTCCGCATCGCGACCGAAGGCGCTTACCACCCGTATAACTTCACCAAGCCAGACGGGACGCTGGATGGCATGGAGATCGAACTGTATAAAGTGCTGTGCAACAACATGCAGGTAAAATGCGAGATCATGGTTCAGCCCTTCGCCAGCGCCATTCCTGCGCTAAACGCAGGTAAATATGACGCGATCATTGCAGGTATGTCCGCTACGGCGAAACGCCGTGAAGTGATCGATTTCAGCCAGCCGTACACGCAGTCAGGGCAAACTTTCGCCGTACTGAAATCCAGCTCACTCGCCAAAGATTTCCCAGATGCAGGCGTGCGTTTCTCCATTGAACCCGCCGATGAAGCTACAGCATTGGCAGAAGTCGAGAAACTGAAACCGCTGCTGGAAGGCAAAACTATTGGCGTACAGTCTGCTTCTATCGCCAGCGCCTTTTTAGATAAATATATGAAAGGCTTTATGAAAGTACGCGAGTATAAAACCACGCAGGAACACGATCTGGATCTGAAAGCTGGCCGTGTCGATCTGGTCATTGCTTCCGCACCTTATCTGAAAAGCACGACGGACAAACCAGGCAATGAGAACATCGTGATGCCAGGGCCACAGTTCATCGGCGGCATTCTGGGTAGCGGCTCCTCTGTTGGCCTGCGCAAAAGCGATCCTGAGCTGAAAGCCATGTTCGACAAAGCGATCGATCAGGCCAAGCAAGATGGCACCATCAGAAAACTGAGTGAAAAATGGTTCGGTATGGACACCACGCCACTCTAA
- a CDS encoding M20 family metallopeptidase has product MNATHNEGTLPAVNHQTVEAICGLIAAKRQQFCTLSDGIWDTPELNYEEHRSAAQHEAVLKAEGFRLTKGIANMPTALLGEFGEGLPIIAILGEYDALPGLSQQANIAEPKPLENGGNGHGCGHNLLGTAALQAATAVKDYLQKHALAGTIRFYGCPAEEGGSSKGFMVKEGVFDDVDIALCWHPATFTGVNSPVSLACNELNFYFKGRAAHAASSPHLGRSALDAVELMNVGVNYMREHMPSSARVHYAITDSGGQAPNVVQANATVRYLVRARQLPELHQLVKRVKKIAEGAALMTETEVRSEVISGDANLLANPPLEARMHEHLLALGPIPFDDEDRKVAAMFQTALSAEDIAESYARFGVKPQPGLTLHDGIYPLYSPNDAFIGSTDVGTVSWVVPTVQIRSATYAIGTPAHSWQLVAQGKTGAAHKGMEYAAKAMASLAIDLLVTPELIAQAKADHQERLQHTPFENPIPDDVFAPIPQE; this is encoded by the coding sequence ATGAATGCAACACACAATGAAGGAACGCTGCCTGCCGTCAATCATCAGACCGTGGAAGCGATCTGCGGCCTGATTGCGGCCAAGCGGCAGCAATTCTGTACGCTGAGTGACGGCATCTGGGATACGCCAGAACTAAACTACGAAGAGCATCGTTCAGCCGCACAGCATGAAGCCGTCCTGAAAGCAGAAGGCTTCCGTCTGACGAAAGGCATTGCCAACATGCCGACTGCACTACTGGGGGAATTCGGCGAAGGTCTGCCGATTATCGCCATCCTGGGTGAATACGATGCGCTGCCGGGCCTAAGCCAGCAGGCGAATATCGCTGAGCCAAAGCCGTTGGAAAACGGTGGCAACGGCCACGGCTGCGGGCATAACCTGCTCGGCACCGCGGCACTACAGGCTGCGACGGCAGTGAAGGATTATCTGCAAAAACACGCACTGGCCGGAACCATACGCTTTTACGGCTGCCCTGCGGAAGAAGGCGGATCGTCCAAAGGTTTTATGGTCAAGGAAGGCGTGTTTGATGACGTCGATATTGCCCTCTGCTGGCACCCTGCGACCTTCACCGGCGTCAACAGCCCGGTCTCGCTGGCCTGTAACGAGCTGAATTTTTACTTCAAAGGCCGCGCCGCTCATGCTGCCAGCAGCCCACACTTGGGGCGCAGCGCGCTGGATGCCGTTGAATTAATGAATGTTGGCGTGAACTATATGCGCGAGCATATGCCGTCCTCCGCGCGCGTTCACTACGCGATTACCGACAGCGGCGGTCAGGCACCAAACGTCGTACAGGCTAACGCGACCGTGCGTTACCTCGTACGAGCACGTCAGTTGCCAGAACTGCATCAGTTGGTCAAACGCGTGAAGAAAATTGCCGAAGGCGCGGCGCTAATGACAGAAACCGAAGTCCGCAGCGAGGTGATTAGCGGTGATGCCAACCTGCTGGCAAACCCGCCGCTGGAAGCACGTATGCATGAACATCTGCTGGCACTCGGTCCAATACCGTTTGATGACGAAGATCGTAAGGTCGCGGCAATGTTCCAGACGGCGTTGAGCGCCGAAGACATCGCCGAATCCTACGCACGTTTCGGCGTCAAACCTCAGCCGGGTTTAACGCTACATGATGGGATTTATCCGCTGTATAGCCCGAATGACGCCTTCATCGGTTCCACCGATGTGGGAACAGTGAGTTGGGTTGTGCCGACCGTGCAGATTCGCAGCGCCACCTACGCCATTGGTACACCGGCGCATTCGTGGCAGTTGGTTGCACAGGGGAAAACTGGCGCAGCGCATAAAGGCATGGAATATGCGGCAAAGGCGATGGCATCACTGGCTATCGATCTGCTGGTCACGCCTGAACTGATTGCACAGGCAAAAGCCGACCACCAGGAAAGATTGCAGCACACACCGTTTGAGAACCCGATTCCAGACGACGTGTTTGCGCCTATCCCGCAGGAATAA
- the trpS gene encoding tryptophan--tRNA ligase: MSKPIVFSGAQPSGELTIGNYMGALRQWVNMQDDYDCIYCIVDLHAITVRQDPQALRKATLDTLALYLACGIDPKKSTIFVQSHVPEHSQLSWILNCYAYFGELSRMTQFKDKSARYEENINAGLFDYPVLMAADILLYQTNQVPVGEDQKQHLELSRDVGQRFNSLYGDIFKAPEPFIPKSGARVMSLLEPTKKMSKSDDNRNNVIGLLEDPKAVVKKIKRAMTDSDEPPVIRYDVKNKAGVSNLLDILSGVTGKSIPELEQEFDGQMYGHLKGAVAEAVSGMLSELQERYHRFRNDEAFLQQVMREGAEKASARAQETLKKVYDAVGFVSRP, encoded by the coding sequence ATGAGCAAGCCCATTGTATTTAGCGGTGCGCAACCGTCTGGTGAATTGACCATTGGTAACTACATGGGGGCGTTACGTCAGTGGGTCAACATGCAGGACGATTATGACTGCATCTACTGCATTGTGGATTTGCATGCCATCACGGTACGTCAGGACCCGCAGGCGCTGAGAAAAGCGACGTTGGACACACTGGCGCTGTATTTGGCTTGTGGCATCGACCCGAAAAAGAGCACCATTTTTGTTCAGTCTCATGTTCCTGAACATAGCCAACTGAGCTGGATACTGAACTGTTACGCCTATTTCGGCGAGCTGAGCCGCATGACGCAGTTCAAGGATAAATCCGCGCGTTATGAAGAGAATATCAACGCTGGCCTGTTTGATTATCCGGTGCTGATGGCGGCGGATATCCTGCTGTATCAAACGAATCAGGTACCGGTAGGCGAAGATCAGAAGCAGCATCTGGAACTGAGCCGCGATGTTGGTCAGCGCTTCAATAGCCTGTATGGCGACATTTTTAAAGCGCCGGAGCCATTTATTCCGAAATCGGGCGCGCGCGTGATGTCTCTGTTGGAACCTACCAAGAAGATGTCCAAGTCCGACGATAACCGCAACAACGTTATCGGGTTGCTGGAAGATCCGAAAGCGGTGGTGAAGAAGATCAAACGCGCGATGACAGATTCCGATGAGCCGCCAGTCATTCGCTATGATGTGAAGAATAAAGCCGGGGTATCGAACCTGTTAGATATTCTGTCTGGCGTGACGGGAAAAAGCATCCCAGAGCTGGAGCAGGAATTTGATGGCCAGATGTATGGTCATCTGAAAGGCGCGGTGGCGGAGGCCGTGTCTGGTATGCTGTCAGAACTGCAAGAACGTTATCACCGTTTCCGCAACGATGAGGCTTTCCTGCAACAGGTGATGCGTGAAGGCGCTGAAAAAGCCAGCGCTCGTGCACAGGAAACGCTGAAGAAAGTCTACGACGCTGTCGGTTTTGTGTCCCGCCCGTAA
- a CDS encoding phosphoglycolate phosphatase yields the protein MTELTAIRGLAFDLDGTLIHSAPGLAAAIDRALVAQSLPAAGEARVATWIGNGADVMVERALRWAGVEPTGARLQETRERFDSYYAQTVDSGSTLFPQVKETLAQLAQQGVPMAVVTNKPTPFVAPLLSGLGIGDYFSLIIGGDDVIVKKPHPAPLYLVLGKLGLRASELLFIGDSRNDIQAAQAAGCRSVGMTYGYNYGEAIELSQPDIVLDRFADILPLIGQSSSHNQEPLV from the coding sequence ATGACTGAATTAACGGCGATTCGCGGGTTGGCTTTTGATTTGGACGGTACGCTGATTCACAGCGCACCGGGTCTTGCGGCGGCTATCGATCGGGCATTAGTGGCACAGTCATTGCCTGCTGCGGGTGAAGCCCGTGTTGCAACCTGGATCGGCAACGGCGCTGACGTTATGGTTGAACGTGCGCTACGTTGGGCGGGTGTTGAGCCGACGGGCGCGCGCTTGCAGGAAACGCGTGAGCGGTTTGATAGCTATTATGCACAGACGGTGGATAGCGGCAGCACGCTGTTCCCACAGGTAAAAGAGACGCTGGCGCAGTTGGCACAGCAAGGGGTTCCGATGGCGGTGGTGACTAATAAGCCCACGCCGTTTGTTGCGCCACTGCTGTCAGGATTAGGGATCGGTGACTATTTTTCACTGATTATCGGTGGCGATGATGTCATCGTAAAAAAACCACACCCCGCGCCGCTCTATCTGGTGCTGGGTAAACTGGGATTACGCGCTAGCGAACTCTTGTTCATCGGTGATTCCCGCAATGATATTCAGGCCGCGCAGGCGGCGGGTTGCCGCAGTGTCGGTATGACGTATGGTTATAACTATGGTGAAGCGATCGAGCTGAGTCAGCCGGATATCGTTTTGGATCGCTTTGCCGATATTTTGCCTCTAATCGGGCAGTCTTCTTCACACAATCAGGAACCCTTAGTATGA